A single Deltaproteobacteria bacterium DNA region contains:
- a CDS encoding DUF2791 family P-loop domain-containing protein: protein MSTTLPLQEWMRFIDDEYLSSGFIRDGGAAVKFAVTPELLKSALQDTVRQRCDEDGFVVASLNAAELRAHMPQDIFFGLARQVDWRLLARRFILCSAAEKSYSVDGLDVNASDNIFDAIADANALEKRLIIQNLRPIIQDKVFRNPNMARDFRVAMCHLCENEDVLESGSYNAQPILDWLRGDNTRVSSVRPFAIYSGINRTTARYFIQSTLYWIQFSGCAGTVVLLDNSRVTLARNPKDGRRYYSRAMTLDHYELLREFVDDSDRLPGMLLFVLTNDEFLDESPASRGYGVYPALRTRIMNDVRDRNLVNPVASLVRLS, encoded by the coding sequence ATGTCGACAACCTTACCGTTACAGGAGTGGATGCGGTTCATTGACGATGAGTATTTGTCGTCCGGATTCATCAGGGACGGTGGTGCGGCGGTGAAGTTCGCAGTAACTCCCGAGCTATTGAAGTCGGCGCTCCAAGACACCGTGAGGCAGCGCTGCGACGAGGACGGCTTTGTCGTTGCCAGTCTGAACGCTGCAGAGTTGCGAGCGCACATGCCCCAGGACATTTTCTTCGGGCTGGCCCGTCAAGTCGATTGGCGACTTCTGGCCCGTCGTTTCATCCTTTGTTCGGCGGCGGAGAAGTCCTACTCCGTCGACGGTCTGGATGTCAACGCCTCCGACAATATCTTCGATGCTATTGCCGACGCTAACGCTCTGGAGAAGCGGCTGATCATACAGAACCTGAGGCCGATCATTCAGGACAAAGTCTTCAGGAACCCGAACATGGCCCGAGACTTCCGTGTGGCCATGTGCCACCTTTGCGAAAACGAGGATGTTCTGGAAAGCGGCTCCTACAACGCTCAGCCCATCCTCGATTGGTTGAGGGGAGACAACACTCGCGTCAGCAGCGTTCGTCCTTTCGCCATCTACAGCGGCATCAACCGAACGACGGCGCGATACTTCATCCAGTCCACGCTCTATTGGATCCAGTTTTCCGGCTGCGCAGGGACGGTGGTGTTGCTGGATAACTCACGGGTGACGCTGGCGCGCAACCCGAAGGACGGCCGCCGCTATTACAGTCGGGCCATGACCCTGGACCACTACGAATTGCTGCGCGAGTTTGTCGACGACAGCGATCGCTTGCCTGGGATGCTCCTATTCGTTTTGACCAACGACGAGTTTCTCGACGAAAGTCCAGCCTCCAGAGGCTACGGCGTATATCCGGCTCTACGCACCAGGATCATGAATGACGTGCGTGACCGAAATCTTGTCAATCCTGTGGCGTCTCTGGTCCGACTGTCGTGA
- the rpmF gene encoding 50S ribosomal protein L32 has protein sequence MPVPKRRTSNSKRNKRRAHDAIAVPQWVTCSRCGAAMLRHRVCAACGYYKARPVTTGEDT, from the coding sequence ATGCCCGTACCCAAGAGAAGAACCTCCAACAGCAAGCGCAACAAGCGCCGCGCCCATGACGCCATCGCGGTCCCGCAGTGGGTCACTTGCTCCCGCTGCGGCGCGGCGATGCTGAGGCACCGGGTCTGCGCGGCCTGCGGCTACTACAAGGCGCGGCCGGTCACGACCGGCGAAGACACCTAG
- the fabD gene encoding ACP S-malonyltransferase, whose protein sequence is MKEQTRTAFVFPGQGSQYVGMGQALCDRFPEAAAVFEEAEDALGFGLRELCFHGPEADLNRTENTQPAILTVSVAALRVLEGQCGLKPAWVAGHSLGEYSALVCAGALGLADAARVVRERGRLMQQAVPEGEGGMAAILGLEAAAVEGICAEAADGEVVAPANLNGGGQVVVSGACAAVRRAAQLARERGARKVVELAVSAPFHCALMKPAAEGLREVLEAVAVRPLSVGVVTNVEAAVNADPARVKPLLVEQVVAPVRWDESVRALVELGCERAVEIGPGRVLSGLIRRIDRGVHNLHVEAPEDVDKLVTELGA, encoded by the coding sequence GTGAAGGAGCAGACTCGAACCGCTTTCGTCTTTCCCGGGCAGGGTTCCCAGTACGTGGGCATGGGCCAAGCCTTGTGCGACCGGTTCCCCGAGGCCGCGGCCGTCTTTGAAGAGGCGGAGGATGCCTTGGGTTTCGGCTTGCGGGAGCTCTGCTTCCACGGTCCCGAGGCCGACCTCAACCGAACGGAAAACACGCAACCCGCGATCCTGACAGTGTCCGTGGCGGCGCTGCGGGTGCTGGAAGGCCAGTGCGGTCTCAAGCCCGCCTGGGTGGCGGGGCACAGCCTCGGAGAGTACAGCGCCCTGGTGTGCGCGGGCGCGCTCGGGCTGGCGGACGCGGCGCGGGTGGTGCGGGAGCGGGGCCGTCTGATGCAGCAGGCCGTACCCGAGGGCGAGGGCGGCATGGCCGCCATTCTCGGGCTGGAGGCCGCCGCCGTGGAGGGGATCTGCGCCGAGGCGGCGGACGGCGAGGTGGTGGCCCCGGCCAACCTGAACGGCGGCGGGCAGGTGGTGGTGTCCGGCGCGTGCGCGGCCGTGCGACGGGCCGCCCAACTGGCACGCGAACGGGGCGCGCGCAAGGTGGTGGAGCTGGCGGTGAGCGCGCCGTTCCACTGCGCGTTGATGAAACCCGCGGCCGAGGGTTTGCGCGAGGTGCTGGAGGCCGTGGCGGTGCGTCCCTTGTCGGTGGGAGTCGTCACCAACGTCGAGGCGGCGGTGAACGCGGACCCGGCGCGGGTGAAACCCCTGCTGGTGGAGCAGGTGGTGGCGCCGGTTCGCTGGGACGAGTCGGTGCGCGCGCTGGTGGAGCTTGGTTGCGAGCGCGCCGTGGAAATCGGTCCCGGCAGGGTCCTCTCGGGACTCATCCGACGCATCGACCGGGGCGTGCACAACCTCCACGTGGAAGCGCCCGAGGACGTGGACAAGCTCGTGACGGAGCTGGGGGCCTGA
- the plsX gene encoding phosphate acyltransferase PlsX produces MRRIIVDAMGGDHGPSVVVDGALEAAEEYGVEVTLVSQGHAVESELSSRKYDPAAVRVLSAATFIGMQDSPSRALKQKDSTMRAAFDRLKAGEGDAVVSAGNSGAMLAIGMFVLGRLPGVDRPAILAVSPSLSGGTVLVDGGANTDCKPRQLVQFAHMGAIYSEKILGIARPRVGVLSNGEEESKGNDLTREALGELRGSDLNFVGYVEGRDITNGRVEVVVCDGFTGNVALKTMEGLGQFVSTVLKEAFRSSLSSRLGYLLSRGAIRRAYDRLDYAHYGGAPLIGLNGIAIVAHGGSSAKAIKNAVRVAAEAVSQDVNREIVSALG; encoded by the coding sequence ATGCGGCGGATTATCGTTGACGCGATGGGCGGTGACCACGGCCCGAGTGTCGTCGTGGACGGAGCTCTGGAGGCGGCGGAGGAGTATGGGGTGGAGGTGACCCTGGTCAGCCAGGGGCACGCCGTGGAGTCCGAGCTGTCGAGCCGCAAGTACGACCCGGCGGCCGTACGCGTGCTGTCCGCGGCGACGTTCATCGGCATGCAAGACTCGCCCAGCCGCGCCCTGAAACAGAAGGATTCCACCATGAGGGCCGCCTTCGACCGGCTGAAGGCCGGGGAAGGGGACGCGGTGGTAAGCGCGGGGAATTCCGGGGCCATGTTGGCCATCGGCATGTTCGTACTGGGGCGGTTGCCCGGCGTGGACCGGCCGGCGATCCTGGCGGTGAGCCCGTCCCTGTCCGGCGGCACCGTGCTGGTGGACGGGGGTGCCAACACCGACTGCAAGCCCCGGCAACTCGTGCAGTTCGCGCATATGGGAGCCATTTACTCGGAGAAGATTCTCGGCATCGCCCGCCCGCGGGTCGGTGTCCTGAGCAACGGCGAGGAGGAAAGCAAGGGCAATGACCTCACGCGCGAGGCGCTTGGCGAGTTGCGGGGTTCGGACCTGAACTTCGTGGGTTACGTGGAGGGCCGGGACATCACGAACGGCCGGGTCGAGGTCGTGGTCTGTGACGGCTTCACCGGCAACGTCGCGCTGAAGACCATGGAGGGTCTCGGACAGTTCGTTTCCACGGTGCTCAAGGAAGCGTTCCGCAGCAGCCTGTCGAGCCGCCTGGGGTACCTGTTGAGCCGAGGCGCCATAAGACGCGCCTACGACCGTCTCGACTACGCGCACTACGGCGGCGCGCCGCTGATCGGCTTGAACGGCATCGCCATCGTCGCGCACGGGGGCTCGTCCGCGAAGGCCATCAAGAACGCCGTGCGGGTCGCGGCCGAGGCCGTCTCGCAGGACGTCAACAGAGAGATCGTGAGCGCGCTTGGTTGA
- a CDS encoding serine hydroxymethyltransferase has product MSASLEQVDPEVFQAIADESERLESNLELIASENVVSEAVLEAQGSLMTNKYAEGYPGRRYYGGCEYVDVVERLAVERARELFGAEHVNVQPHSGSQANMAVYFAVLNPGDTYLGMNLSHGGHLSMGSPVNFSGRLYNVVPYGVSEETETIDYDALADLAREQRPRLIVAGASAYPRTIDYPRFREIADEVGALLMVDMAHIAGLVAAGCHPSPVPHADFVTTTTHKTLRGPRGGMILCREEHAKTLNSRVFPGMQGGPLMHVIAAKAVGLKEAATPEFADYQRQIVANAKALAGALMERGFRLVSGGTENHLMLMDLRDSELTGKLAQDTLEQAGITANRNTVPFDNRSPFVTSGVRIGTPAVTTRGMKEPEMRLVAELIQRALSHVGDDAGLAAVAADVRALCERFPVYRGKTAVP; this is encoded by the coding sequence ATCTCAGCCAGCCTGGAACAAGTCGATCCCGAGGTGTTTCAAGCGATCGCCGACGAGAGCGAGCGCCTCGAGTCCAACCTGGAGTTGATCGCGTCCGAGAATGTGGTGAGCGAGGCCGTGCTCGAGGCCCAGGGCTCGCTCATGACCAACAAGTACGCGGAGGGCTATCCGGGGCGGCGCTACTACGGTGGCTGCGAGTACGTGGACGTGGTGGAGCGTCTGGCGGTGGAGCGGGCCAGGGAGCTGTTCGGCGCGGAGCACGTCAATGTCCAGCCGCACTCGGGTTCCCAGGCGAACATGGCCGTCTACTTCGCCGTGCTGAACCCCGGTGACACCTACCTCGGGATGAACCTTTCCCACGGTGGGCACCTGTCCATGGGGAGTCCCGTGAACTTCTCCGGGCGGCTTTACAACGTGGTGCCCTACGGCGTCTCGGAGGAAACCGAGACCATCGACTACGACGCGTTGGCGGATCTGGCCCGCGAGCAGCGCCCGCGCCTCATCGTGGCGGGCGCGAGCGCGTATCCGCGCACCATCGACTACCCCAGGTTCCGCGAGATCGCGGACGAGGTGGGAGCGCTGCTGATGGTGGACATGGCGCACATCGCCGGACTGGTCGCCGCCGGCTGCCACCCGAGCCCGGTGCCCCACGCGGACTTCGTCACCACCACCACGCACAAGACCCTGCGGGGGCCGCGCGGGGGCATGATCCTCTGTCGCGAGGAACACGCCAAGACGCTCAACAGCCGGGTGTTTCCGGGCATGCAGGGAGGCCCCCTCATGCACGTCATCGCGGCCAAGGCGGTAGGTTTGAAGGAAGCCGCGACCCCGGAGTTCGCCGACTACCAGCGGCAGATCGTCGCCAACGCCAAGGCCCTGGCCGGCGCGCTGATGGAACGCGGCTTTCGCCTGGTTTCCGGCGGCACCGAGAACCACCTGATGCTGATGGACCTGCGGGACTCCGAACTCACGGGCAAGCTCGCGCAGGACACTCTGGAGCAGGCGGGAATCACCGCCAACCGCAACACCGTACCCTTCGACAACCGCTCGCCGTTCGTCACCAGCGGCGTGCGCATCGGCACCCCGGCCGTCACCACACGCGGCATGAAGGAGCCGGAAATGCGGCTCGTCGCCGAGCTGATCCAGCGCGCCCTCTCCCACGTCGGAGATGACGCCGGACTCGCCGCCGTCGCCGCCGACGTGCGGGCACTGTGCGAGCGCTTTCCCGTGTACCGCGGAAAGACGGCGGTTCCATGA
- the fabG gene encoding 3-oxoacyl-[acyl-carrier-protein] reductase — MAAAPLADRVALVTGGSRGIGRAVVLCLAGLGARVIINYRENHAAAEEVLEAVLSDNGRAELAPFDVGRADEVEAAVKGIIDGHEKLDILINNAGVTGDGLLLRQSSPDWDRIIDVNLRGLFHCTKAAARRMIRQRYGRIVNLTSVAGQMGNVGQSVYAASKAGIEGFTKSMARELAPRGITVNAVAPGFIETEMTASLNEETRGRYLEAIPLGRFGGGDDVARTVAFLAGPGGEYITGQTIAVNGGLYM; from the coding sequence ATGGCGGCGGCACCGTTGGCGGACAGAGTCGCGCTGGTCACGGGCGGGAGCAGGGGCATCGGACGGGCGGTGGTCCTGTGCCTGGCCGGGCTGGGCGCCCGGGTCATCATCAACTACCGGGAGAACCACGCGGCGGCCGAGGAGGTGCTGGAAGCAGTTCTGAGCGACAACGGTCGCGCCGAGTTGGCACCCTTCGACGTGGGACGGGCGGACGAGGTGGAGGCGGCCGTCAAGGGGATCATTGACGGGCATGAAAAACTTGATATTTTAATCAACAATGCGGGTGTGACCGGCGACGGTTTGTTGCTGCGCCAATCGTCCCCGGACTGGGATCGGATCATCGACGTCAATCTGAGAGGCCTGTTCCACTGCACCAAGGCGGCCGCGAGGAGGATGATCCGGCAACGGTACGGACGGATCGTGAACCTGACCTCGGTGGCCGGGCAAATGGGAAACGTTGGCCAGTCGGTTTATGCTGCTTCCAAGGCGGGCATCGAGGGGTTCACCAAGTCCATGGCCCGGGAACTCGCGCCGCGCGGCATTACCGTCAACGCGGTGGCACCGGGCTTCATCGAAACGGAGATGACGGCCAGCCTGAACGAGGAAACCCGCGGCCGTTATCTCGAGGCGATTCCCCTGGGACGGTTCGGCGGCGGCGACGACGTTGCGCGAACCGTGGCTTTTCTGGCGGGACCTGGGGGCGAGTACATCACCGGGCAGACCATCGCGGTCAACGGCGGCCTGTATATGTGA
- a CDS encoding DUF2791 family P-loop domain-containing protein, producing MPTEQSVTTCRRALEALRNGVPNRDAVSLLGCNQPEAERQFDEQLTKAADGEAPPEDALGMLVSGDFGAGKSHLLTYLEQLALSRGFVCSRVAVSKETPLYDLGKVYKSAVENGRLPKRRGRLIEELGQSLNFNSAAYARLYEWTNRAAEAGIFNRMFPASLMVYERLNGDLDLHWDIERFWAGEKIKISRVKDGLRQIGQYRNYSFGAPKAAELPSQWLRFATQLIKGAGYKGWVVLLDEIELIGSYSLLQRGRAYAELARWIGKAVGEKNPGLVVVGTVSGDFATAVISTDGKKDRDYVGPKMASSRYMELAPRAETGMRLLEQACQKELGRPAEADMHDTLEKLRQIYSTAYEWDAPPLAAKTAGDSHRNRMRYRVRAAINEWDLRRLYPGAKPEIEGEEYRLAYTEDRDLERGSEDESTDSL from the coding sequence GTGCCCACTGAACAGTCCGTGACAACCTGCCGGCGTGCTCTTGAAGCGCTCCGCAACGGCGTGCCAAACAGGGATGCCGTGAGCCTTCTCGGCTGCAACCAGCCAGAGGCGGAACGCCAGTTCGACGAACAGCTCACCAAGGCTGCCGATGGGGAGGCCCCGCCCGAGGATGCTCTCGGGATGCTCGTGTCGGGTGACTTCGGTGCGGGCAAGTCGCATCTTCTTACCTACCTGGAACAACTGGCCCTGTCCCGTGGTTTTGTCTGCAGCAGGGTCGCCGTCAGCAAGGAAACGCCACTCTACGACCTTGGCAAGGTGTACAAATCCGCCGTGGAGAACGGCCGGCTCCCCAAGCGTCGCGGCCGCTTAATCGAGGAGTTGGGACAGTCCCTGAATTTCAACTCTGCCGCCTACGCCCGTCTCTATGAGTGGACGAACCGAGCCGCAGAGGCCGGTATCTTCAATCGCATGTTTCCGGCAAGCCTCATGGTCTATGAGAGGCTGAATGGCGACCTTGATCTCCACTGGGACATCGAGCGGTTTTGGGCGGGCGAGAAAATCAAGATCTCGCGCGTGAAGGACGGCCTACGCCAGATCGGCCAATATCGGAATTATTCCTTTGGCGCACCTAAGGCAGCGGAGCTGCCGTCGCAGTGGCTGCGGTTTGCAACCCAACTGATCAAGGGCGCTGGCTACAAGGGTTGGGTCGTGCTGCTAGACGAGATCGAGTTGATCGGTTCCTACTCGCTGTTGCAACGGGGCCGGGCGTACGCGGAGTTGGCCCGGTGGATTGGCAAAGCGGTCGGAGAGAAGAATCCCGGGTTGGTCGTTGTGGGGACGGTGTCAGGGGACTTTGCCACCGCCGTCATTAGCACGGACGGCAAGAAGGATCGTGATTATGTAGGTCCGAAGATGGCATCCAGCCGGTACATGGAACTTGCTCCGCGCGCCGAGACCGGTATGCGGCTCCTGGAACAGGCGTGCCAAAAAGAACTGGGACGACCTGCCGAAGCTGACATGCACGACACGCTGGAGAAGCTTCGTCAAATTTATTCTACTGCCTACGAATGGGATGCTCCCCCGTTGGCAGCGAAGACCGCCGGCGATAGCCATCGTAACCGGATGCGTTACAGAGTAAGGGCAGCAATCAATGAGTGGGACCTGCGGCGGCTTTACCCTGGTGCAAAGCCTGAGATCGAGGGTGAAGAGTATCGCTTGGCGTACACGGAGGACCGAGACCTGGAACGCGGCTCTGAGGACGAGAGCACGGATTCCCTGTGA
- the ribD gene encoding bifunctional diaminohydroxyphosphoribosylaminopyrimidine deaminase/5-amino-6-(5-phosphoribosylamino)uracil reductase RibD — protein MNVSAHSDERYMGAALRLARRAAGRTSPNPMVGAVVVRDGRVVGRGHHARAGADHAEVAALRDAGAAARGATLYVNLEPCSHFGRTPPCARAVIEAGVARVVAGMIDANPAVAGRGVQALRDAGIRVDAPVREEECRRLNEAFVKHVTRGLPFVTLKLAASLDGRIATATGDSRWVTGPAARRYVHRLRNELDAVLVGSGTVLADDPQLTCRLPGGRDPLRVVLDRRLRTPLTAKLVTQPHPERTVLVTGNDAPADHGKRLQDLGVQVWRFPVSRGRISFRRVLRKLARADVLSVLVEGGAVTAARAISEKAVDKVLCFYAPKFIGAEGLPMVGDLGIERMRQSPRLEAPTVRRLGEDILVSAYL, from the coding sequence ATGAACGTTTCCGCGCACAGTGATGAGCGTTACATGGGCGCGGCCCTCCGGCTGGCGCGCCGGGCGGCGGGCCGGACCAGCCCGAATCCCATGGTGGGCGCGGTGGTGGTGCGTGACGGGCGTGTCGTGGGGCGCGGCCATCATGCCCGGGCCGGCGCGGACCACGCGGAGGTGGCCGCCCTTCGCGACGCCGGAGCGGCGGCGCGCGGCGCCACGCTCTACGTCAACCTGGAGCCCTGCAGCCACTTCGGACGTACGCCCCCATGCGCCCGCGCCGTCATCGAGGCAGGTGTCGCACGGGTGGTGGCGGGCATGATCGACGCCAACCCCGCGGTGGCGGGCCGTGGCGTGCAGGCTCTGCGCGATGCCGGTATCCGCGTGGATGCGCCGGTGCGGGAAGAGGAATGCCGCCGGCTCAACGAGGCCTTCGTCAAGCACGTCACCCGTGGGCTGCCCTTCGTCACCCTCAAGCTGGCGGCCTCCCTGGACGGCCGCATCGCCACCGCCACCGGAGACTCCCGCTGGGTCACCGGACCGGCCGCGCGCCGCTACGTGCACCGCCTGCGCAACGAGCTGGATGCCGTATTGGTGGGCTCCGGCACCGTGCTCGCCGACGACCCCCAGCTCACCTGCCGCCTGCCGGGCGGACGCGACCCGTTGCGCGTCGTGCTGGACCGGCGCCTGCGCACGCCCCTCACCGCCAAGCTGGTCACCCAGCCGCACCCCGAGAGGACCGTGCTGGTCACCGGCAACGACGCCCCCGCGGACCACGGCAAGCGCCTGCAAGACCTCGGGGTCCAGGTGTGGCGCTTCCCCGTGAGCCGCGGCCGCATCTCCTTCCGGCGCGTGCTGCGGAAGCTCGCCCGCGCGGACGTCCTCAGCGTCCTGGTGGAAGGCGGCGCCGTGACCGCGGCCCGCGCCATTTCCGAAAAGGCCGTGGACAAGGTCCTGTGCTTCTACGCCCCCAAGTTCATCGGCGCCGAGGGCCTCCCCATGGTGGGCGACCTCGGCATCGAGCGCATGCGCCAAAGCCCGCGGCTGGAAGCCCCGACGGTCCGGAGGCTGGGCGAGGATATCCTGGTGTCGGCGTACCTGTGA
- the nrdR gene encoding transcriptional regulator NrdR, with amino-acid sequence MKCPFCRQSNSHVIDSRLGKDGEMIRRRRECMVCSRRFTTYERVEEAMPMVVKKDGRREAFDRLKIINGLKRACQKRPVSMDAIEAMADSIERGLQERGEKEVPGSIIGEAAMRELHDTDAVAYVRFASVYRSFKDLNEFMAELEDLLNQRSNRATPKPPRKAGTPRKVRRKSAGAGNPPTSAPSGSESA; translated from the coding sequence ATGAAATGCCCCTTTTGCCGCCAGTCCAACAGCCACGTCATCGACTCCCGGCTGGGGAAGGACGGCGAGATGATCCGGCGGCGGCGGGAGTGCATGGTGTGCTCGCGCCGCTTCACCACCTACGAGCGCGTGGAAGAGGCCATGCCCATGGTGGTGAAGAAAGACGGACGCCGGGAAGCCTTCGACCGACTCAAGATCATCAACGGACTCAAGCGCGCCTGTCAGAAGCGTCCCGTCAGCATGGACGCCATCGAGGCCATGGCCGACAGCATCGAGCGCGGCCTCCAGGAACGCGGCGAAAAGGAGGTCCCCGGCTCCATCATCGGCGAGGCCGCCATGCGCGAGCTGCACGATACCGATGCGGTGGCCTACGTCCGTTTCGCCTCGGTCTACCGTTCCTTCAAGGACCTCAACGAGTTCATGGCCGAGTTGGAGGACCTCCTCAACCAGCGGAGCAACCGCGCCACGCCCAAGCCGCCGCGCAAGGCGGGAACTCCGCGCAAGGTGCGGCGGAAGTCCGCCGGTGCCGGCAACCCTCCGACCTCCGCTCCCTCCGGCAGCGAATCGGCATGA
- the acpP gene encoding acyl carrier protein — MATEVEARVKEIICEQLGVSDGEVSPEASFIEDLGADSLDIVELVMALEEEYEMEISDEDAEKIKTVQDVIDYIVSHR, encoded by the coding sequence ATGGCGACAGAGGTCGAGGCGAGGGTCAAGGAGATCATCTGTGAGCAACTGGGAGTGAGCGACGGAGAAGTCAGTCCCGAAGCCTCGTTCATCGAGGATCTGGGGGCCGATTCTCTGGACATCGTCGAGCTGGTCATGGCGTTGGAGGAAGAGTACGAGATGGAGATCTCGGACGAGGACGCCGAAAAGATCAAGACCGTGCAAGACGTCATCGACTACATCGTGAGCCACCGATAG